From Nycticebus coucang isolate mNycCou1 chromosome 6, mNycCou1.pri, whole genome shotgun sequence, the proteins below share one genomic window:
- the NDRG2 gene encoding protein NDRG2 isoform X2 has translation MAELQEVQITEEKPLLPGQTPEAAKTLSVETPYGSVTFTVYGTPKPKRPAILTYHDVGLNYKTCFQPLFQFGDMQEIIQNFVRVHVDAPGMEEGAPVFPLGYQYPSLDQLADMIPCILQYLNFSTIIGVGVGAGAYVLSRYALNHPDTVEGLVLINIDPNAKGWMDWAAHKLTGLTSSLSEMILGHLFSQEELSKNSELVQKYRDIVTHAPNLDNIELYWNSYNNRRDLNIERGSDVTLKCPVMLVVGDQAPHEDAVVECNSKLDPTQTSFLKMADSGGQPQLTQPGKLTEAFKYFLQGMGYMASSCMTRLSRSRTASLTSAASIDGNRSRSRTLSQSSESGTLSSGPPGHTMEVSC, from the exons ATGGCGGAGCTGCAGGAGGTGCAGATCACAGAGGAGAAGCCACTGTTGCCAGGACAGACACCTGAGGCAGCCAAG ACTCTATCTGTGGAGACACCTTATGGTTCTGTCACTTTTACTGTCTATGGCACCCCTAAACCCAAACGTCCAGCAATACTCACCTACCATGATGTGGGACTCAACT ATAAAACTTGCTTCCAGCCACTGTTTCAATTCGGGGATATGCAGGAAATCATTCAGAACTTCGTGCGGGTTCATGTGGATGCCCCCGGAATGGAAGAGGGAGCTCCTGTGTTCCCTTTGGG ATATCAGTACCCGTCTCTGGACCAGCTGGCGGACATGATCCCTTGCATCCTGCAATACTTAAA tTTCTCTACAATAATTGGAGTTGGTGTTGGAGCTGGAGCCTACGTCCTGTCACGATATGCT CTTAACCACCCGGACACAGTTGAAGGTCTTGTTCTCATCAACATTGATCCTAATGCCAAGGGTTGGATGGATTGGGCAGCCCACAAG CTAACAGGCCTCACCTCTTCCCTTTCGGAGATGATCCTTGGACATCTTTTCAGCCAG GAAGAGCTGTCTAAAAATTCTGAGTTGGTACAGAAGTATAGAGATATCGTCACACATGCACCCAACCTGGATAACATTGAACTGTATTGGAACAGCTACAACAA CCGCCGGGACCTGAACATTGAGCGTGGAAGTGATGTCACCCTCAA GTGTCCTGTGATGCTGGTGGTAGGAGACCAAGCACCCCATGAAGATGCAGTG GTGGAATGTAACTCAAAACTGGACCCCACCCAGACCTCGTTCCTCAAG ATGGCTGACTCCGGAGGACAGCCCCAGCTGACTCAG CCAGGCAAGCTGACTGAGGCCTTCAAGTACTTCCTGCAAGGCATGGGATATA TGGCCTCATCCTGCATGACCCGCCTATCCCGGTCTCGCACGGCCTCTCTGACCAGTGCAGCATCCATTGATGGCAACCGGTCCCGCTCTCGCACCTTGTCCCAGAGCAGCGAGTCTGGGACTCTCTCTTCAGGACCCCCAGGGCACACCATGGAGGTTTCCTGTTGA
- the NDRG2 gene encoding protein NDRG2 isoform X3: protein MAPLNPNVQQYSPTMMWDSTPLFQFGDMQEIIQNFVRVHVDAPGMEEGAPVFPLGYQYPSLDQLADMIPCILQYLNFSTIIGVGVGAGAYVLSRYALNHPDTVEGLVLINIDPNAKGWMDWAAHKLTGLTSSLSEMILGHLFSQEELSKNSELVQKYRDIVTHAPNLDNIELYWNSYNNRRDLNIERGSDVTLKCPVMLVVGDQAPHEDAVVECNSKLDPTQTSFLKMADSGGQPQLTQPGKLTEAFKYFLQGMGYMASSCMTRLSRSRTASLTSAASIDGNRSRSRTLSQSSESGTLSSGPPGHTMEVSC from the exons ATGGCACCCCTAAACCCAAACGTCCAGCAATACTCACCTACCATGATGTGGGACTCAACT CCACTGTTTCAATTCGGGGATATGCAGGAAATCATTCAGAACTTCGTGCGGGTTCATGTGGATGCCCCCGGAATGGAAGAGGGAGCTCCTGTGTTCCCTTTGGG ATATCAGTACCCGTCTCTGGACCAGCTGGCGGACATGATCCCTTGCATCCTGCAATACTTAAA tTTCTCTACAATAATTGGAGTTGGTGTTGGAGCTGGAGCCTACGTCCTGTCACGATATGCT CTTAACCACCCGGACACAGTTGAAGGTCTTGTTCTCATCAACATTGATCCTAATGCCAAGGGTTGGATGGATTGGGCAGCCCACAAG CTAACAGGCCTCACCTCTTCCCTTTCGGAGATGATCCTTGGACATCTTTTCAGCCAG GAAGAGCTGTCTAAAAATTCTGAGTTGGTACAGAAGTATAGAGATATCGTCACACATGCACCCAACCTGGATAACATTGAACTGTATTGGAACAGCTACAACAA CCGCCGGGACCTGAACATTGAGCGTGGAAGTGATGTCACCCTCAA GTGTCCTGTGATGCTGGTGGTAGGAGACCAAGCACCCCATGAAGATGCAGTG GTGGAATGTAACTCAAAACTGGACCCCACCCAGACCTCGTTCCTCAAG ATGGCTGACTCCGGAGGACAGCCCCAGCTGACTCAG CCAGGCAAGCTGACTGAGGCCTTCAAGTACTTCCTGCAAGGCATGGGATATA TGGCCTCATCCTGCATGACCCGCCTATCCCGGTCTCGCACGGCCTCTCTGACCAGTGCAGCATCCATTGATGGCAACCGGTCCCGCTCTCGCACCTTGTCCCAGAGCAGCGAGTCTGGGACTCTCTCTTCAGGACCCCCAGGGCACACCATGGAGGTTTCCTGTTGA
- the NDRG2 gene encoding protein NDRG2 isoform X1, translating to MAELQEVQITEEKPLLPGQTPEAAKEAELAARILLDQGQTLSVETPYGSVTFTVYGTPKPKRPAILTYHDVGLNYKTCFQPLFQFGDMQEIIQNFVRVHVDAPGMEEGAPVFPLGYQYPSLDQLADMIPCILQYLNFSTIIGVGVGAGAYVLSRYALNHPDTVEGLVLINIDPNAKGWMDWAAHKLTGLTSSLSEMILGHLFSQEELSKNSELVQKYRDIVTHAPNLDNIELYWNSYNNRRDLNIERGSDVTLKCPVMLVVGDQAPHEDAVVECNSKLDPTQTSFLKMADSGGQPQLTQPGKLTEAFKYFLQGMGYMASSCMTRLSRSRTASLTSAASIDGNRSRSRTLSQSSESGTLSSGPPGHTMEVSC from the exons ATGGCGGAGCTGCAGGAGGTGCAGATCACAGAGGAGAAGCCACTGTTGCCAGGACAGACACCTGAGGCAGCCAAG GAGGCTGAGTTAGCGGCCCGAATCCTCCTGGACCAGGGACAG ACTCTATCTGTGGAGACACCTTATGGTTCTGTCACTTTTACTGTCTATGGCACCCCTAAACCCAAACGTCCAGCAATACTCACCTACCATGATGTGGGACTCAACT ATAAAACTTGCTTCCAGCCACTGTTTCAATTCGGGGATATGCAGGAAATCATTCAGAACTTCGTGCGGGTTCATGTGGATGCCCCCGGAATGGAAGAGGGAGCTCCTGTGTTCCCTTTGGG ATATCAGTACCCGTCTCTGGACCAGCTGGCGGACATGATCCCTTGCATCCTGCAATACTTAAA tTTCTCTACAATAATTGGAGTTGGTGTTGGAGCTGGAGCCTACGTCCTGTCACGATATGCT CTTAACCACCCGGACACAGTTGAAGGTCTTGTTCTCATCAACATTGATCCTAATGCCAAGGGTTGGATGGATTGGGCAGCCCACAAG CTAACAGGCCTCACCTCTTCCCTTTCGGAGATGATCCTTGGACATCTTTTCAGCCAG GAAGAGCTGTCTAAAAATTCTGAGTTGGTACAGAAGTATAGAGATATCGTCACACATGCACCCAACCTGGATAACATTGAACTGTATTGGAACAGCTACAACAA CCGCCGGGACCTGAACATTGAGCGTGGAAGTGATGTCACCCTCAA GTGTCCTGTGATGCTGGTGGTAGGAGACCAAGCACCCCATGAAGATGCAGTG GTGGAATGTAACTCAAAACTGGACCCCACCCAGACCTCGTTCCTCAAG ATGGCTGACTCCGGAGGACAGCCCCAGCTGACTCAG CCAGGCAAGCTGACTGAGGCCTTCAAGTACTTCCTGCAAGGCATGGGATATA TGGCCTCATCCTGCATGACCCGCCTATCCCGGTCTCGCACGGCCTCTCTGACCAGTGCAGCATCCATTGATGGCAACCGGTCCCGCTCTCGCACCTTGTCCCAGAGCAGCGAGTCTGGGACTCTCTCTTCAGGACCCCCAGGGCACACCATGGAGGTTTCCTGTTGA